A genomic segment from Neodiprion lecontei isolate iyNeoLeco1 chromosome 1, iyNeoLeco1.1, whole genome shotgun sequence encodes:
- the LOC107221834 gene encoding uncharacterized protein LOC107221834 isoform X2: MMLVLLLCVIMKIAEFSVGRSELAPSKSVRPVRSASPSGNKRKRRHRPYNRKLSEKCDCILQKRGSGDAAMDEPHTPGSDCNSNPSMDPSSQDLITSEFVHDNMDYQWFADCGYRDTGLHVHSSVLSSLSASYTCDDLRYDAECRYLDANFAEIDMESFRTADIHSLLTLPVICTDPVQHSESNYQRERYASMSGSMMEKLDFDSPISPHTSSQGEDSACSTADTMSICKSSLLFSPVKETPVLPPGGSYSVDSLDCEDVLLTCQAHNKINYTIAFEGSMTMYSDGSQDFENQEKQNIRQIPDFYYDKKLNLKNMFGLSMAKSDSKVYTTWSNLKHSPANNVMTRHPSGNNNTMPNFLQANGQLNLNLNKKSQSLPDLTQTRELSRYPLNFSVDSAESNNHVGNLQSSGSIISRSINEDSSESTDHISTKKKLQNLSLVKRFMKQKSMSAEGMSMTLDQSGSASDSGWPTSNSESGSGSGTRTQIHQHNINNTCNNLTLENDFSINWVKSDYYNNKGTEHTFAGEDFDNIIRKQSPLLEEFEGELQSSASIEELSESISKIESMDGSRCEKHENSFLEDTVTQSNTEQINSSSKNLPLSKTTGTQVFTQVEDNSVQTSLIYLTKDKNYPSICETTIEKRPAYIVYPNYTLPDLSFLQLGQGKFDKVALRPQCFDRDRSRWRKYNKSNRPFSCNDLDAMKQRGFSHIKDWESLTFLLPAEYKRILHDVPEAAKHVKLAEETKKPLFCLSPQMRHRARIIDEATPDNISSASSIGTQPSSGYRGSSTILTDSLINQQGVPNNSNPLYLYRYDSASSEASLTSQDTKQYRPSCKPKINAPTLPKRSISLPHGDRETRCNTKAPPRPPLPRGILRKDKLTNNKRYSMFEMGGVKEVENQQVTPETNKRMSLQEPYYLNNDHQSQQIRRLIDSEKDVDEVEERLYYAELYPTECSDEIIQLEDFLRRSGFSSQSSDGDSEDQDVRLRSYVRQFLRLNMNKDLVKNVEMMESQKKTVSFAVQQRKEFLKNKGCTLGFTANKQSLDERTSIAESPSGSSELKSFTTNGKSDMLRSVNKSVGLILNYWRIETVKDEQVQDNRNECAQLCLSNLCPALYAIMCDGLRPNINSSFGPLANSVWQVVEASSQQGPLTKTLNELVQKINGEDFITEGMLKFHAFVFGLLNLRALDAWFAYLCTRESILRKHYSRSSLFVSSLACVNAREMVDALLNILQPLALCPFQLDMLYQYRQLHNSLGHMNNHLTNATVGLKSVDSTEVRGPSKREFFNNIVSPVKVRPRSCVDYAKGGNMQGILHEANLNNTIKKRWSNLPSGSKLIQAFDKLTLEDSEDYTDSLEHSPLKVGAPQNVSAKIKSPPISTGKVENEEMYPGGVKFKKLQEKWELMIGKEESKEQPIARSPESPARTPTNSGKSKIPRLLPSPTKQPMNVLSPIPKSSKSTTTGIPLLKKSAAIGQKIVNKQSSEIRKDLAGGRTSRLDQETGGIPRTHFARPSSLPYRPPHGGGTKEKCSTSPHRRAASTSLPRPTAVMRNAKIGTTKPPLKEVKTLTHRLPSDNGHLSFSEGEKLTVILEVDNKWLLCLRGEHKGLVPRSCVHAVQT; encoded by the exons GTGGGTCGGGGGATGCTGCCATGGATGAACCACATACACCTGGATCTGACTGTAATTCCAACCCATCCATGGATCCGTCATCTCAAGATCTCATAACTTCAGAGTTCGTTCACGACAACATGGACTATCAATGGTTCGCCGATTGTGG TTATAGGGACACAGGGCTGCATGTACACTCGAGTGTATTGTCCTCGCTATCCGCTTCGTATACTTGTGACGATCTGAGATATGATGCCGAGTGTCGATACCTTGATGCAAATTTCGCTGAAATTGATATGGAAAGTTTCCGGACTGCAGACATCCACTCTTTGCTCACTCTTCCCGTAATATGTACCGATCCTGTGCAGCACTCAGAG TCAAACTATCAAAGGGAAAGATATGCCAGCATGTCTGGCTCTATGATGGAAAAACTTGACTTTGATTCTCCCATCAGCCCCCATACTAGCAGCCAG GGAGAAGATTCTGCGTGTTCGACAGCAGATACCATGTCCATATGCAAGTCGTCACTACTCTTCTCTCCTGTCAAGGAGACACCTGTGCTGCCACCAGGTGGCAGTTACAGCGTCGATTCCCTGGACTGTGAAGACGTTTTATTGACATGCCAAGCCCACAATAAAATTAACTACACAATTGCTTTTGAGGGGAGTATGACTATGTATTCCGACGGTTCGCAAGACTTTGAAAATCAAG aaaaacaaaatattcgtCAAATCCCAGATTTCTATTATGACAAAAAGttgaacttgaaaaatatgtttggCCTTTCAATGGCTAAATCAGACTCCAAAGTCTACACCACTTGGAGTAACTTGAAACATAGTCCAGCAAATAACGTTATGACTCGTCATCCATCTGGCAACAATAATACAATGCCTAATTTTCTCCAAGCAAACGGACAGCTGAATTtaaacttgaataaaaaaagtcaGAGTCTACCAGACCTCACGCAAACTAGAGAGCTGAGCCGGTATCCTCTTAACTTTTCT GTTGATTCGGCTGAATCAAATAATCACGTGGGCAATTTGCAAAGTTCAGGGTCAATCATCAGTCGTTCGATCAATGAAGATAGTTCCGAAAGCACAGACCACAtctcgacaaaaaaaaagcttcaaAATTTGAGCCTAGTGAAACGTTTCATGAAGCAAAAAAGTATGAGTGCAGAAGGAATGAGTATGACCCTTGATCAATCGGGCTCAGCTAGCGACAGTGGTTGGCCAACAAGTAACAGTGAAAGTGGCAGTGGTAGTGGAACTCGTACTCAAATACATCAGCATAATATCAATAATACCTGTAATAATTTGACTTTGGAGAAtgatttttctataaattgGGTAAAGTCTGactattacaataataaaggAACAGAGCATACTTTTGCTGGTGAAGATTTTGACAATATTATAAGGAAACAATCACCGTTGCTGGAGGAATTTGAAGGAGAATTACAGTCTTCCGCATCTATTGAAGAATTGTCAGAGAgcatttcgaaaattgaatccATGGACGGCAGCAGGTGCGAGAAACACGAAAATTCTTTTCTGGAAGATACTGTGACGCAATCAAATACAGAACAGATAAACTCTTCCAGTAAGAATTTGCCACTTTCAAAAACCACTGGAACACAGGTGTTCACTCAAGTCGAGGACAATAGCGTCCAAACATCATTAATATATCTTACCAAAGACAAAAATTACCCATCGATTTGTGAAACCACCATTGAAAAAAGGCCGGCCTACATTGTTTACCCAAATTACACTCTACCAGACTTGTCGTTTTTGCAACTTGGACAGGGTAAATTTGACAAAGTAGCGTTAAGACCTCAGTGTTTTGACAGGGACCGAAGTAGATGGAGAAAGTACAACAAGTCCAACAGGCCATTCTCCTGCAATGACCTCGACGCCATGAAGCAGCGTGGATTCTCGCACATCAAAGATTGGGAGTCCCTGACGTTTCTGTTACCTGCGGAATATAAAAGAATTCTCCATGACGTTCCCGAAGCCGCAAAGCATGTCAAGCTAGccgaggaaacaaaaaaaccacTATTCTGTTTGTCCCCGCAAATGCGGCACCGTGCTCGTATTATCGACGAGGCTACCCCAGATAATATTTCCTCTGCCAGTAGTATAGGCACACAACCGTCTTCAGGTTATAGAGGATCCTCAACAATTCTAACAGATTCATTGATCAATCAGCAAGGTGTACCAAATAATAGCAATCCCCTCTATTTATATCGATATGATAGTGCAAGCTCCGAAGCAAGCCTGACCTCCCAAGATACAAAGCAGTATAGGCCCTCCTGTAAACCAAAGATTAACGCACCGACCCTGCCTAAACGGTCCATCTCGCTGCCTCACGGAGACCGCGAAACTCGTTGCAACACGAAAGCACCTCCTCGACCTCCCCTGCCGAGAGGAATTTTGAGAAAAGACAAACTGACTAATAACAAAAGGTATAGCATGTTCGAGATGGGTGGTGTCAAAGAAGTGGAAAATCAACAGGTCACAcctgaaacaaataaaagaatGTCTCTGCAAGAACCTTACTACCTCAACAACGATCATCAGTCGCAGCAAATTCGTAGGTTAATTGATTCCGAAAAAGATGTTGATGAAGTAGAGGAACGTCTGTATTATGCAG AACTGTATCCAACTGAATGCAGTGACGAAATTATACAGTTGGAAGATTTTCTAAGGCGCAGCGGGTTTTCTTCACAAAGTAGCGACGGCGATAGCGAAGATCAAGACGTAAGGCTCAGGTCCTATGTTAGACAATTCTTGCGACTAAATATGAACAAAGatttggtgaaaaatgttgagaTGATGGAATCTCAGAAAAAGACTGTGAGCTTCGCAGTACAACAAAGGAaagaatttctcaaaaataaG GGTTGCACTCTAGGTTTCACAGCAAACAAACAGTCACTGGACGAAAGGACATCTATTGCCGAGTCTCCCAGTGGCAGCAGTGAATTAAAATCCTTTACTACGAACGGAAAAAGTG ATATGCTCAGGTCTGTCAACAAGTCTGTGGGTCTAATATTGAACTACTGGCGTATAGAAACAGTCAAGGATGAACAGGTTCAAGATAATAGAAACGAGTGCGCCCAACTCTGTCTGAGTAACTTGTGTCCTGCCTTATACGCTATCATGTGCGACGGTTTGCGGCCAAACATTAATTCGTCTTTCGGACCCTTAGCTAATAGTGTCTGGCAAGTGGTCGAGGCATCTTCTCAACAAGGCCCGTTAACTAAAACCCTGAACGAATTGGTACAAAAGATAAATGGTGAAGACTTTATCACAGAAGGAATGCTCAAGTTCCACGCATTTGTGTTTGGCTTGCTGAA CTTGAGGGCACTGGATGCTTGGTTTGCATATTTGTGCACACGGGAATCTATCTTACGAAAGCACTACTCCAGAAGCAGTTTATTTGTTAGTTCTCTCGCCTGCGTTAATGCCCGAGAAATGGTGGATGCACTTTTGAACATTCTTCAACCTCTTGCATTGTGCCCGTTTCAACTGGATATGCTGTATCAGTACCGTCAACTTCACAACAGCTTGGGGCATATGAACAATCATCTAACAAAC GCTACTGTAGGCTTAAAATCTGTGGATTCGACAGAAGTGAGAGGTCCAAGTAAacgagaatttttcaacaatattgtTAGTCCTGTCAAGGTAAGACCACGATCCTGTGTAGACTATGCAAAAGGGGGAAATATGCAAGGTATCCTGCATGAGGCTAACTTGAACAACACTATTAAAAAACGTTGGAGTAATCTTCCATCTGGTTCAAAACTGATCCAAGCATTTGACAAGCTCACTTTAGAAGACTCCGAAGATTATACTGATAGTCTTGAACATTCGCCATTGAAAGTGGGGGCTCCTCAAAACGTTTCAGCTAAAATCAAATCTCCCCCAATTTCTACTGGTAAAGttgaaaatgaggaaatgtATCCCGGTGGtgtcaaattcaaaaaactgCAAGAAAAGTGGGAGCTCATGATTGGAAAAGAGGAAAGTAAAGAGCAACCTATTGCCCGATCACCCGAATCTCCGGCTCGAACGCCAACAAATTCGGGGAAGTCAAAAATTCCCCGATTGCTGCCTTCCCCTACGAAACAGCCTATGAACGTGTTATCTCCCATTCCAAAAAGTTCGAAATCAACAACAACTGGTATAcctttgttgaaaaaatctgcTGCAATTGgacaaaaaatcgtaaataaaCAGTCCAGTGAAATCCGTAAAGATTTAGCAGGTGGTCGAACCAGTCGTCTTGACCAGGAGACAGGTGGCATTCCACGAACTCATTTTGCGAGGCCGAGTTCTTTGCCATACAGGCCGCCACATGGTGGTGGTACCAAAGAAAAATGCTCGACATCCCCTCATAGAAGAGCCGCGTCTACCTCGTTGCCAAGGCCCACAGCTGTCATGAGAAACGCTAAAATAGGAACGACAAAACCACCTCTCAA AGAAGTCAAGACACTCACCCACAGGTTACCATCGGACAACGGTCATCTTTCATTCAGCGAAGGTGAAAAGCTAACTGTTATTCTTGAAGTAGATAACAAGTGGTTACTTTGTTTGAGAGGTGAACACAAAGGTTTGGTTCCAAGATCGTGCGTGCACGCTGTACAAACCTGA
- the LOC107221834 gene encoding uncharacterized protein LOC107221834 isoform X1 has translation MMLVLLLCVIMKIAEFSVGRSELAPSKSVRPVRSASPSGNKRKRRHRPYNRKLSEKCDCILQKRGSGDAAMDEPHTPGSDCNSNPSMDPSSQDLITSEFVHDNMDYQWFADCGYRDTGLHVHSSVLSSLSASYTCDDLRYDAECRYLDANFAEIDMESFRTADIHSLLTLPVICTDPVQHSESNYQRERYASMSGSMMEKLDFDSPISPHTSSQGEDSACSTADTMSICKSSLLFSPVKETPVLPPGGSYSVDSLDCEDVLLTCQAHNKINYTIAFEGSMTMYSDGSQDFENQEKQNIRQIPDFYYDKKLNLKNMFGLSMAKSDSKVYTTWSNLKHSPANNVMTRHPSGNNNTMPNFLQANGQLNLNLNKKSQSLPDLTQTRELSRYPLNFSVDSAESNNHVGNLQSSGSIISRSINEDSSESTDHISTKKKLQNLSLVKRFMKQKSMSAEGMSMTLDQSGSASDSGWPTSNSESGSGSGTRTQIHQHNINNTCNNLTLENDFSINWVKSDYYNNKGTEHTFAGEDFDNIIRKQSPLLEEFEGELQSSASIEELSESISKIESMDGSRCEKHENSFLEDTVTQSNTEQINSSSKNLPLSKTTGTQVFTQVEDNSVQTSLIYLTKDKNYPSICETTIEKRPAYIVYPNYTLPDLSFLQLGQGKFDKVALRPQCFDRDRSRWRKYNKSNRPFSCNDLDAMKQRGFSHIKDWESLTFLLPAEYKRILHDVPEAAKHVKLAEETKKPLFCLSPQMRHRARIIDEATPDNISSASSIGTQPSSGYRGSSTILTDSLINQQGVPNNSNPLYLYRYDSASSEASLTSQDTKQYRPSCKPKINAPTLPKRSISLPHGDRETRCNTKAPPRPPLPRGILRKDKLTNNKRYSMFEMGGVKEVENQQVTPETNKRMSLQEPYYLNNDHQSQQIRRLIDSEKDVDEVEERLYYAERLKESENCVNLELYPTECSDEIIQLEDFLRRSGFSSQSSDGDSEDQDVRLRSYVRQFLRLNMNKDLVKNVEMMESQKKTVSFAVQQRKEFLKNKGCTLGFTANKQSLDERTSIAESPSGSSELKSFTTNGKSDMLRSVNKSVGLILNYWRIETVKDEQVQDNRNECAQLCLSNLCPALYAIMCDGLRPNINSSFGPLANSVWQVVEASSQQGPLTKTLNELVQKINGEDFITEGMLKFHAFVFGLLNLRALDAWFAYLCTRESILRKHYSRSSLFVSSLACVNAREMVDALLNILQPLALCPFQLDMLYQYRQLHNSLGHMNNHLTNATVGLKSVDSTEVRGPSKREFFNNIVSPVKVRPRSCVDYAKGGNMQGILHEANLNNTIKKRWSNLPSGSKLIQAFDKLTLEDSEDYTDSLEHSPLKVGAPQNVSAKIKSPPISTGKVENEEMYPGGVKFKKLQEKWELMIGKEESKEQPIARSPESPARTPTNSGKSKIPRLLPSPTKQPMNVLSPIPKSSKSTTTGIPLLKKSAAIGQKIVNKQSSEIRKDLAGGRTSRLDQETGGIPRTHFARPSSLPYRPPHGGGTKEKCSTSPHRRAASTSLPRPTAVMRNAKIGTTKPPLKEVKTLTHRLPSDNGHLSFSEGEKLTVILEVDNKWLLCLRGEHKGLVPRSCVHAVQT, from the exons GTGGGTCGGGGGATGCTGCCATGGATGAACCACATACACCTGGATCTGACTGTAATTCCAACCCATCCATGGATCCGTCATCTCAAGATCTCATAACTTCAGAGTTCGTTCACGACAACATGGACTATCAATGGTTCGCCGATTGTGG TTATAGGGACACAGGGCTGCATGTACACTCGAGTGTATTGTCCTCGCTATCCGCTTCGTATACTTGTGACGATCTGAGATATGATGCCGAGTGTCGATACCTTGATGCAAATTTCGCTGAAATTGATATGGAAAGTTTCCGGACTGCAGACATCCACTCTTTGCTCACTCTTCCCGTAATATGTACCGATCCTGTGCAGCACTCAGAG TCAAACTATCAAAGGGAAAGATATGCCAGCATGTCTGGCTCTATGATGGAAAAACTTGACTTTGATTCTCCCATCAGCCCCCATACTAGCAGCCAG GGAGAAGATTCTGCGTGTTCGACAGCAGATACCATGTCCATATGCAAGTCGTCACTACTCTTCTCTCCTGTCAAGGAGACACCTGTGCTGCCACCAGGTGGCAGTTACAGCGTCGATTCCCTGGACTGTGAAGACGTTTTATTGACATGCCAAGCCCACAATAAAATTAACTACACAATTGCTTTTGAGGGGAGTATGACTATGTATTCCGACGGTTCGCAAGACTTTGAAAATCAAG aaaaacaaaatattcgtCAAATCCCAGATTTCTATTATGACAAAAAGttgaacttgaaaaatatgtttggCCTTTCAATGGCTAAATCAGACTCCAAAGTCTACACCACTTGGAGTAACTTGAAACATAGTCCAGCAAATAACGTTATGACTCGTCATCCATCTGGCAACAATAATACAATGCCTAATTTTCTCCAAGCAAACGGACAGCTGAATTtaaacttgaataaaaaaagtcaGAGTCTACCAGACCTCACGCAAACTAGAGAGCTGAGCCGGTATCCTCTTAACTTTTCT GTTGATTCGGCTGAATCAAATAATCACGTGGGCAATTTGCAAAGTTCAGGGTCAATCATCAGTCGTTCGATCAATGAAGATAGTTCCGAAAGCACAGACCACAtctcgacaaaaaaaaagcttcaaAATTTGAGCCTAGTGAAACGTTTCATGAAGCAAAAAAGTATGAGTGCAGAAGGAATGAGTATGACCCTTGATCAATCGGGCTCAGCTAGCGACAGTGGTTGGCCAACAAGTAACAGTGAAAGTGGCAGTGGTAGTGGAACTCGTACTCAAATACATCAGCATAATATCAATAATACCTGTAATAATTTGACTTTGGAGAAtgatttttctataaattgGGTAAAGTCTGactattacaataataaaggAACAGAGCATACTTTTGCTGGTGAAGATTTTGACAATATTATAAGGAAACAATCACCGTTGCTGGAGGAATTTGAAGGAGAATTACAGTCTTCCGCATCTATTGAAGAATTGTCAGAGAgcatttcgaaaattgaatccATGGACGGCAGCAGGTGCGAGAAACACGAAAATTCTTTTCTGGAAGATACTGTGACGCAATCAAATACAGAACAGATAAACTCTTCCAGTAAGAATTTGCCACTTTCAAAAACCACTGGAACACAGGTGTTCACTCAAGTCGAGGACAATAGCGTCCAAACATCATTAATATATCTTACCAAAGACAAAAATTACCCATCGATTTGTGAAACCACCATTGAAAAAAGGCCGGCCTACATTGTTTACCCAAATTACACTCTACCAGACTTGTCGTTTTTGCAACTTGGACAGGGTAAATTTGACAAAGTAGCGTTAAGACCTCAGTGTTTTGACAGGGACCGAAGTAGATGGAGAAAGTACAACAAGTCCAACAGGCCATTCTCCTGCAATGACCTCGACGCCATGAAGCAGCGTGGATTCTCGCACATCAAAGATTGGGAGTCCCTGACGTTTCTGTTACCTGCGGAATATAAAAGAATTCTCCATGACGTTCCCGAAGCCGCAAAGCATGTCAAGCTAGccgaggaaacaaaaaaaccacTATTCTGTTTGTCCCCGCAAATGCGGCACCGTGCTCGTATTATCGACGAGGCTACCCCAGATAATATTTCCTCTGCCAGTAGTATAGGCACACAACCGTCTTCAGGTTATAGAGGATCCTCAACAATTCTAACAGATTCATTGATCAATCAGCAAGGTGTACCAAATAATAGCAATCCCCTCTATTTATATCGATATGATAGTGCAAGCTCCGAAGCAAGCCTGACCTCCCAAGATACAAAGCAGTATAGGCCCTCCTGTAAACCAAAGATTAACGCACCGACCCTGCCTAAACGGTCCATCTCGCTGCCTCACGGAGACCGCGAAACTCGTTGCAACACGAAAGCACCTCCTCGACCTCCCCTGCCGAGAGGAATTTTGAGAAAAGACAAACTGACTAATAACAAAAGGTATAGCATGTTCGAGATGGGTGGTGTCAAAGAAGTGGAAAATCAACAGGTCACAcctgaaacaaataaaagaatGTCTCTGCAAGAACCTTACTACCTCAACAACGATCATCAGTCGCAGCAAATTCGTAGGTTAATTGATTCCGAAAAAGATGTTGATGAAGTAGAGGAACGTCTGTATTATGCAG AGCGATTGAAAGAGTCTGAAAATTGTGTTAATTTAGAACTGTATCCAACTGAATGCAGTGACGAAATTATACAGTTGGAAGATTTTCTAAGGCGCAGCGGGTTTTCTTCACAAAGTAGCGACGGCGATAGCGAAGATCAAGACGTAAGGCTCAGGTCCTATGTTAGACAATTCTTGCGACTAAATATGAACAAAGatttggtgaaaaatgttgagaTGATGGAATCTCAGAAAAAGACTGTGAGCTTCGCAGTACAACAAAGGAaagaatttctcaaaaataaG GGTTGCACTCTAGGTTTCACAGCAAACAAACAGTCACTGGACGAAAGGACATCTATTGCCGAGTCTCCCAGTGGCAGCAGTGAATTAAAATCCTTTACTACGAACGGAAAAAGTG ATATGCTCAGGTCTGTCAACAAGTCTGTGGGTCTAATATTGAACTACTGGCGTATAGAAACAGTCAAGGATGAACAGGTTCAAGATAATAGAAACGAGTGCGCCCAACTCTGTCTGAGTAACTTGTGTCCTGCCTTATACGCTATCATGTGCGACGGTTTGCGGCCAAACATTAATTCGTCTTTCGGACCCTTAGCTAATAGTGTCTGGCAAGTGGTCGAGGCATCTTCTCAACAAGGCCCGTTAACTAAAACCCTGAACGAATTGGTACAAAAGATAAATGGTGAAGACTTTATCACAGAAGGAATGCTCAAGTTCCACGCATTTGTGTTTGGCTTGCTGAA CTTGAGGGCACTGGATGCTTGGTTTGCATATTTGTGCACACGGGAATCTATCTTACGAAAGCACTACTCCAGAAGCAGTTTATTTGTTAGTTCTCTCGCCTGCGTTAATGCCCGAGAAATGGTGGATGCACTTTTGAACATTCTTCAACCTCTTGCATTGTGCCCGTTTCAACTGGATATGCTGTATCAGTACCGTCAACTTCACAACAGCTTGGGGCATATGAACAATCATCTAACAAAC GCTACTGTAGGCTTAAAATCTGTGGATTCGACAGAAGTGAGAGGTCCAAGTAAacgagaatttttcaacaatattgtTAGTCCTGTCAAGGTAAGACCACGATCCTGTGTAGACTATGCAAAAGGGGGAAATATGCAAGGTATCCTGCATGAGGCTAACTTGAACAACACTATTAAAAAACGTTGGAGTAATCTTCCATCTGGTTCAAAACTGATCCAAGCATTTGACAAGCTCACTTTAGAAGACTCCGAAGATTATACTGATAGTCTTGAACATTCGCCATTGAAAGTGGGGGCTCCTCAAAACGTTTCAGCTAAAATCAAATCTCCCCCAATTTCTACTGGTAAAGttgaaaatgaggaaatgtATCCCGGTGGtgtcaaattcaaaaaactgCAAGAAAAGTGGGAGCTCATGATTGGAAAAGAGGAAAGTAAAGAGCAACCTATTGCCCGATCACCCGAATCTCCGGCTCGAACGCCAACAAATTCGGGGAAGTCAAAAATTCCCCGATTGCTGCCTTCCCCTACGAAACAGCCTATGAACGTGTTATCTCCCATTCCAAAAAGTTCGAAATCAACAACAACTGGTATAcctttgttgaaaaaatctgcTGCAATTGgacaaaaaatcgtaaataaaCAGTCCAGTGAAATCCGTAAAGATTTAGCAGGTGGTCGAACCAGTCGTCTTGACCAGGAGACAGGTGGCATTCCACGAACTCATTTTGCGAGGCCGAGTTCTTTGCCATACAGGCCGCCACATGGTGGTGGTACCAAAGAAAAATGCTCGACATCCCCTCATAGAAGAGCCGCGTCTACCTCGTTGCCAAGGCCCACAGCTGTCATGAGAAACGCTAAAATAGGAACGACAAAACCACCTCTCAA AGAAGTCAAGACACTCACCCACAGGTTACCATCGGACAACGGTCATCTTTCATTCAGCGAAGGTGAAAAGCTAACTGTTATTCTTGAAGTAGATAACAAGTGGTTACTTTGTTTGAGAGGTGAACACAAAGGTTTGGTTCCAAGATCGTGCGTGCACGCTGTACAAACCTGA